The Etheostoma cragini isolate CJK2018 unplaced genomic scaffold, CSU_Ecrag_1.0 ScbMSFa_927, whole genome shotgun sequence nucleotide sequence AGGTCCCTGAGTCTCACCTTGCCTCCTCTAACCCAACAGAGCCCTGGGATTCACCATTCCTTGCATCTCAAGACAACTCCAAGGTCTCCATGGATTCCTTCTCCAAGGACCCGGCTCCCGTTAGCTCTTCCGGGTTTGAGCCAGACCTGCACGACAACCAGTCCGACGAAGATGATGACCTGATGTACGAGGTGAAGAAGAATAATAACCCATTTGAGGGCTTTTCCCCACTGGCGGACAGTGGCTACTCCCACTTTGGAGACTCCAAGTCCGACAGCAGGGCCTCAAAAATGTCAGAGAGTCCCACTCCGGACCTGGTCCAGTACGGCCTGGCTGGAGAGTCCCAGGATACCCCTCCGTCTTTCTTAGACGATGGGAAAACATTTGAGACCGGAAAGATGGCCGCCGACTCGCTCATGCAATCGGTGAACCAGTTCTCGTCTGGTCTGAAAGATCTGGAGGACGACGAAGACGAcgaggagcaggaagaggaCTCGGCCTTGCCACCGTCGCTCCCAGACATCCTGAAGTCGTCCCCGCTCAACCCAGACAAAATGGACTCCGGCTCCTCGGAGGGAAGCCCGGAGGAGCAGAGTCCCATCCTGGAACGGAGGATGATGGAGTCGCCCAACCCTCCGATCAACCTGTCGGCCAACAACCCGTTTGCCTTCGATGCTAAAGTGTCCTTGCTGAAGGAGATGACCGAGCAGCTGGAGGTGAAAGGCAAAGGAACCGCCGACGACAAAGGTCTCGACGCATTCGATCTGGTCAAAAAAGCCGAGGAACCCACCCCCGTCGCTGTGAGAGAGGAGGAACCGGTCAAGATTGAGCAGAAGGATTGGTTTTCGAGCCACGATGCTCCCAAAATGACCAAAACGTTTGAGCCTCTGGACCTGCACAGCAAAAAGACCCCCACCGAGGATTCGGACTCGGAGTCGCCAACTGCAGACTCCCTGTCCCCGGTCCTGGAAGCCATGGCCAAGAACCCCTCCATCTTTCAGGTGGAAACGGAGACAATGGACCAGAAGATGGAGATGGACATGGAGGAGCCGGAGATAGCCGAGGAGGTCTCGGAGCACGAGGTCTCCTCTGAAGAGTTTGAGTTCATCGAGCGACCCCCCAGGGGTGTCATCGACGAGTTTCTCGAGGCTCTGGATACTTCCAAGTTTGCCTCCTCCAAGCCCCCGGAGATCCCCATGGATGACGACGATCTGGGCTTCGGGCAGAGGGACCCGGCTCCATTCTCTGCTCCACCTGTGGCAAAAGTAGCCCCGCCCCCCCTCGAGGAGGCTCCAGGTCGGAGCTCCTACCTCCTCCTCACGCAGGCCTCCCCCCAGAAGACCAAGGCCGAGCTGGAGAAGCTCGACACCCAGGAGCCCGCGCCCCAGGCTCCGCCCACCCACCCCCCCGCCCACAAACCAGAGGAGGCGGTCCCTAAGAAGGAAGGCGGGACCGTGCTCAAGATGCCAAACGTGAACATGAGAGCAGGTAAAATGACGCAGTCGGCATGGAAACCATCCCTCCACCTCCACATCCTCCTCAGTTTGCCCCTCCATGATCATCGGCATCACTTTCATCTTCA carries:
- the LOC117941542 gene encoding cell surface glycoprotein 1-like; the encoded protein is GWHHEEWSVSLICAVLHSPPSLSTQALGQKGDSPAPISPLSPLHSPDSLEELSLTESPNQPPTSGFAASLVSFSTEPPTTHPKDMPWVGEEGDSGPGLSKTEEDLLDPLAGPYLSLGKDPGRHNPCEDSGVSVSPEEKMISSDRSSTGPSPVNPKMKVPESHLASSNPTEPWDSPFLASQDNSKVSMDSFSKDPAPVSSSGFEPDLHDNQSDEDDDLMYEVKKNNNPFEGFSPLADSGYSHFGDSKSDSRASKMSESPTPDLVQYGLAGESQDTPPSFLDDGKTFETGKMAADSLMQSVNQFSSGLKDLEDDEDDEEQEEDSALPPSLPDILKSSPLNPDKMDSGSSEGSPEEQSPILERRMMESPNPPINLSANNPFAFDAKVSLLKEMTEQLEVKGKGTADDKGLDAFDLVKKAEEPTPVAVREEEPVKIEQKDWFSSHDAPKMTKTFEPLDLHSKKTPTEDSDSESPTADSLSPVLEAMAKNPSIFQVETETMDQKMEMDMEEPEIAEEVSEHEVSSEEFEFIERPPRGVIDEFLEALDTSKFASSKPPEIPMDDDDLGFGQRDPAPFSAPPVAKVAPPPLEEAPGRSSYLLLTQASPQKTKAELEKLDTQEPAPQAPPTHPPAHKPEEAVPKKEGGTVLKMPNVNMRAGKMTHLVYS